One Fusarium falciforme chromosome 14, complete sequence genomic region harbors:
- a CDS encoding F5/8 type C domain-containing protein: MKYLWTLSLCLCSLLDVTDAVVIPETPGPQPGKFKASPPLGIPIDRKGWTVTCSSQQSGKDCAKAIDGNTATFWQTNANPKAPVTITVDMKTPRNINGLSQLPLQDNSNNIGNWIERHSVFLSTDGKNWGSPVATGTWWTDKTEKFSNFEPQRVRYVRLVAIPDETRDNHRISLAELNIYAASSNSNQEPGLGRWGPTLDFPVVPVAGAVEPTSGQVVVWSARAYFVPAYRYDDFQHLNPRGGLTLSAVWDPATGDITQRNITLTHHDMFCPGISMDGDGQIVVTGGNDAKKTSLYDSPSDSWITGPEMNIARGYQSSATTSDGRVFTIGGSWSGPRGGKNGEIYNPDLKSWTLLPGALIKPMLTADKEGVYRSDNHGWLFGWKKGTVFQAGPSTAMNWYYTRGADGDVKPAGKRQVGDSVDPDSMCGNSVMYDAVKGKILTFGGSPNYRYSDSTANAHIITIGEPGSVAKTAFAGGGQGLHPRIFHTSVVLPDGTVFITGGQKHSEPFVDSTPQLEPEMYLPASDSFVKQQSNSIVRVYHSISLLLPDGRVFNGGGGLCGTCTTNHFDAQIFTPNYLFDKNGNLAMRPRISSTSTKTAKVGSTITFTTNGPVKQGSLIRYGTATHTVNTDQRRIALMFTNAGTNRYSFRIPNDPGIALPGYWMLFVLNSAGVPSVATTIKVTN, encoded by the exons ATGAAGTACCTTTGGACCTTGTCTCTATGCCTCTGCAGTCTTTTGGATGTCACCGATGCAGTTGTCATTCCAGAAACTCCTGGGCCACAGCCTGGAAAGTTCAAGGCATCTCCCCCCCTGGGTATTCCCATTGACCGCAAGGGCTGGACCGTGACCTGCTCCAGCCAGCAGTCGGGCAAGGACTGTGCCAAAGCCATCGATGGCAACACTGCGACTTTCTGGCAAACCAATGCCAATCCGAAGGCGCCTGTCACTATCACGGTCGACATGAAAACCCCCCGTAATATCAACGGTCTCTCTCAGCTTCCACTTCAggacaacagcaacaacatcgGCAACTGGATAGAACGCCACAGCGTTTTCCTCAGCACGGACGGGAAGAACTGGGGTTCCCCTGTGGCAACAGGAACTTGGTGGACTGATAAAACCGAGAAATTTTCCAATTTCGAACCACAGAGGGTCCGCTATGTCCGCTTGGTTGCCATCCCCGACGAAACGCGCGATAACCACCGAATCAGTCTCGCGGAACTCAACATCTACGCAGCCTCCTCTAATAGCAACCAAGAACCCGGGCTAGGACGCTGGGGCCCTACTCTTGACTTCCCTGTTGTTCCCGTGGCCGGTGCTGTTGAGCCAACAAGCGGCCAGGTCGTTGTCTGGTCTG CACGAGCTTATTTTGTACCTGCCTATCGCTATGATGACTTTCAGCATCTGAATCCTCGTGGTGGCTTGACCCTGAGCGCCGTGTGGGACCCAGCTACCGGCGATATTACCCAGCGTAATATTACCCTCACTCACCACGACATGTTCTGTCCGGGTATTTCtatggatggagatgggcagATTGTTGTGACAGGCGGCAACGACGCCAAAAAGACAAGCCTCTACGACTCTCCCAGCGACTCTTGGATCACAGGCCCCGAGATGAACATTGCACGTGGCTACCAATCATCCGCCACAACGTCCGACGGCCGTGTCTTTACCATTGGTGGCTCTTGGAGTGGCCCCAGGGGTGGGAAGAATGGTGAAATCTACAATCCAGACTTGAAAAGCTGGACTTTGCTCCCGGGGGCTCTTATTAAGCCAATGCTTACGGCTGATAAAGAAGGCGTCTATCGTTCTGACAATCACGGCTGGCTATTTGGCTGGAAGAAGGGAACTGTCTTCCAAGCCGGCCCAAGCACTGCCATGAACTGGTACTACACCAGGGGAGCCGACGGTGATGTGAAGCCGGCTGGCAAACGACAAGTTGGTGATAGCGTTGACCCGGATTCCATGTGTGGAAACTCGGTCATGTATGATGCGGTCAAGGGAAAGATCCTTACCTTTGGCGGCTCCCCCAATTACCGGTACTCTGACTCGACAGCTAATGCacacatcatcaccatcggcGAGCCCGGAAGTGTTGCCAAGACAGCTTTCGCGGGCGGTGGCCAAGGATTACACCCTCGCATCTTTCACACGTCGGTTGTACTTCCCGACGGAACCGTCTTTATCACCGGAGGCCAAAAGCATTCCGAGCCTTTTGTAGATTCGACCCCCCAGCTGGAACCCGAGATGTACCTCCCTGCGTCTGATTCCTTCGTCAAGCAGCAAAGTAATTCAATCGTCAGAGTCTATCATAGTATCTCTCTGCTACTGCCGGATGGAAGAGTCTTcaatggcggcggcggactTTGTGGTACTTGCACGACAAACCATTTTGATGCCCAAATTTTTACACCAAATTATCTTTTCGATAAGAACGGCAACCTCGCAATGCGGCCAAGGATCTCGAGCACCTCAACCAAGACGGCCAAAGTGGGCAGCACCATCACGTTTACTACCAATGGTCCGGTCAAGCAGGGCTCGTTGATTCGATACGGGACTGCTACACACACGGTCAACACTGACCAGCGGCGTATTGCTCTGATGTTTACCAACGCTGGGACGAATAGGTACTCATTCAGAATTCCAAACGACCCTGGCATTGCTCTCCCGGGATATTGGATGCTCTTTGTTCTCAACTCGGCGGGGGTACCGAGTGTCGCTACTACTATCAAGGTGACGAATTGA
- a CDS encoding GMC-OxRdtase-N domain-containing protein: protein MFKISTFFAVAALAIGAVSAEDLYDYIVVGSGPGGGPLAANLARAGYKTLLLEAGDDRGDDPIWNTLSNNYAALNSPLARWDFFVQHSEDPEHQERYERQTYRQANGSFYTGQDPPEGAERLGIWYPRATTLGGCSMNNAGISTLPPDADWEIVVERTGDKSWSPKNIRKHFINIERNEWLPRGTPGHGFDGWLRINTRNSSWSQQPSNFLSILNGLANATDQDAAAVPQLITRDVNADVPDRDQQEGFYSMSLHMDRDGRRSNSNTYIRDTLNDRAGYPLTVQTQSFVTRVLFDTRGRMPVANAVEVLRGSAVYHADPRSTDENKGRREIIRAKREIIISGGTFNSPMILKHSGIGPAKELMKFGIKVVKDLPGVGENMAENYEAGLLGLAKDDIELGFGQTGLLLKTPTETEDRNIHAWCGGFALEGFWPGMPNRYGPRQFMCAMAHMQPKSRAGSVRLRSSDPRDTPEINFRFWEVDGNDDLRELVDAINIMRRGFYAAGAPVTPWRELHPCHDSSNGCSDEEQLDYFRYQSFGHHASSSCAIGAADDPMAVVDSKFRVHGVRNLRVVDASVFPHVPGAFPVLPTFIISDKASKDIIKAVRSRHN from the coding sequence ATGTTCAAGATATCGACATTCTTCGCGGTTGCAGCACTGGCCATTGGGGCCGTGTCCGCTGAGGACCTCTACGACTACATCGTGGTTGGTAGCGGTCCTGGTGGAGGACCTTTGGCCGCAAACTTGGCCAGGGCGGGCTATAAGACGCTCCTTCTTGAGGCTGGTGATGACCGCGGCGACGATCCCATCTGGAACACCCTGTCGAACAACTATGCTGCCCTCAACAGCCCCCTCGCGCGCTGGGACTTCTTTGTCCAGCACTCCGAGGACCCTGAGCACCAGGAACGCTACGAGAGGCAGACGTACCGACAGGCCAACGGATCCTTCTATACCGGTCAAGATCCTCCTGAAGGCGCCGAGAGGCTCGGCATATGGTATCCTCGCGCCACCACCCTGGGAGGCTGCTCGATGAACAACGCCGGCATCTCGACCCTCCCGCCGGATGCGGACTGGGAAATTGTCGTCGAGCGAACCGGCGATAAATCGTGGAGTCCCAAGAACATTCGCAAGCACTTCATTAATATTGAGAGAAACGAGTGGCTGCCCCGCGGCACCCCGGGACACGGATTTGACGGCTGGCTGCGCATCAACACGCGTAATAGCTCGTGGAGCCAGCAGCCCAGCAACTTCCTCAGCATCCTCAACGGCCTGGCCAATGCTACCGACCAGGACGCGGCCGCGGTACCACAGCTCATTACCAGGGATGTCAACGCCGATGTCCCGGACCGCGATCAACAGGAGGGCTTCTACAGTATGAGCCTGCACATGGACAGGGATGGGCGCCGCTCCAACTCCAACACGTATATCCGCGATACCCTCAACGACCGGGCCGGGTATCCGCTCACGGTGCAGACGCAGAGCTTTGTGACGCGTGTGCTCTTTGACACCCGCGGCCGCATGCCCGTTGCTAACGCTGTGGAGGTGCTTAGGGGCTCGGCGGTGTACCACGCCGACCCCCGCTCCACCGATGAGAACAAGGGCAGGCGCGAGATCATCCGGGCCAAGCGCGAGATCATTATCTCGGGCGGCACCTTCAATAGCCCCATGATCCTCAAGCACTCTGGCATCGGCCCGGCCAAGGAGCTCATGAAATTCGGAATTAAGGTGGTTAAGGATCTCCCCGGCGTGGGAGAGAATATGGCCGAGAACTACGAGGCTGGCCTCCTGGGCCTCGCCAAAGATGACATCGAGCTTGGCTTCGGCCAGACGGGCCTGCTCCTCAAGACGCCGACCGAAACGGAAGACCGCAACATCCACGCGTGGTGCGGCGGCTTCGCCCTCGAGGGCTTCTGGCCCGGCATGCCCAACCGCTACGGTCCCCGGCAGTTCATGTGCGCCATGGCGCACATGCAGCCCAAGTCGCGCGCCGGAAGCGTCCGCCTCCGCTCGTCTGACCCCCGCGACACACCCGAGATCAACTTCCGCTTCTGGGAGGTTGACGGCAACGACGACCTGCGCGAGCTCGTCGacgccatcaacatcatgCGCCGCGGGTTCTATGCCGCCGGCGCCCCCGTCACGCCCTGGAGGGAGCTACACCCGTGTCACGACTCGTCCAACGGCTGCAGCGACGAGGAGCAGCTGGACTATTTCCGCTACCAGTCCTTTGGGCACCAcgcctcgtcgtcttgtGCCATCGGCGCCGCTGACGACCCCATGGCCGTCGTCGACAGCAAGTTCCGCGTCCATGGGGTCAGAAACCTGCGTGTCGTCGACGCTTCTGTCTTTCCTCACGTCCCCGGAGCGTTCCCTGTTCTGCCCACTTTCATCATCTCGGACAAGGCGTCCAAGGATATCATCAAGGCCGTCCGCTCCCGCCACAACTAG